TCGGGACAGCAGCCCAATCGGCCATGCGTGCCTGGCTGAAACAACGCAAGGCGCACAGCGGTCTTGCTGAATCGGCCGATGTGTTTGTCTCCGAGCGGGGAAAATTGCTGTCGGTACGTACCATACAGGCACGCATGAAGGCCTGGGGTGAGCGCCAGGGGCTGTCGTTACCGTTACACCCACATATGTTGCGGCATTCATTTGCCTCGCACCTGCTGGAGTCCAGCGGCGACCTGCGAGCGGTCCAGGAGCTGCTCGGGCATGCTGATATTTCAACCACCCAGGTCTACACGCACCTGGATTTTCAACACCTGTCCCGGGTCTACGACAAGGCGCATCCGCGCGCTCGGAAAAAGAAAATCTTTGATGTATAATCCCGCGCCTTCCGGTTATTGAATTTTCGGGCGCAGTCCACCGACTGGTTCGGTGTTTGCCGTTTGGCAGGCTGGACTGGAAAACAGGAAATCCTGTGTTATAACTTGTTCACGCATTCGATTGTGTCCCGGGTTATATCCTTGGCTGCTCGCCAAGGAACTTGCACCGGGAAAATTTGCCAGGAATTGGCTGGGTATTCGATGAACATTGTTCGATGATGTTGGGGTGATGGAAATTTCTAACCCGGAACTCGCGAACAGCCGTTTTTGGTCAAACAAATAAGTCATAAGGGGGGAAGCCAGGGTGGCCTCCAACTACAAGCAACGCACCTTGAAAACGACTATCACCGCTACCGGTGTCGGTCTGCACACAGGCAAAAAAGTATTCCTCACCTTGCGTCCCGCCGCTGCCGACAGTGGCATCATATTCCGCCGGGTCGACATGGAAAAGCCGATTGAAATCCGTGCTTGCCCCAGTTGCGTGGGCGAGACCAGCTTGTCCACGACCTTGATCAAGGACGGAGTCAAGATTTCCACGGTTGAGCATTTGCTTTCCGCCATGGCCGGCCTCGGCATTGATAACGCCTATGTTGATGTCAGTGCTCCCGAAGTGCCGATTATGGACGGCAGTGCCGCACCGTTTGTATTCCTGATCCAGTCTGCCGGCATCCAGGAGCAGGAAGCACACAAGCGTTTCATCCGTATCAAGAAGCCAGTCAAGGTCGAACAGGGTGACAAGTGGGCCCGGTTTGATCCCTACGAAGGTTTCAAAGTCAGTTTCAAGATCGCGTTTGACCACCCGGCATTCAGTGCCGAACACGATTCCGCCGAACTGGATTTTTCCTCCACGTCGTTCGTTAAACAGGTAAGTCGTGCGCGTACCTTCGGTTTCATGCGTGATATCGAGCAGCTTCACGCCAATGATCTCGCCCTGGGCGGCAGCATGGACAATGCCGTGGTAATGGATGATTTCCGGGTGCTGAATGAAGACGGCCTGCGTTATGCCGACGAATTTGTGAAGCACAAGATCCTCGACGCCATTGGCGATTTGTACCTGCTGGGTCACAGCCTGATCGGTGCCTTCAGTGGCTGCAAATCCGGGCACGCACTCAACAACCTGTTGTTGCGTACGCTGGTTGCCGATGAATCCGCCTGGGAACTGGTTACCTTTGACGACAAGAGCCCGGCCCCGATTCCTTATATTCAGCCATTGACTGACTCCATCGGCTGATCTGCCTTTTGTACAGAAACTGGTCTGGCCGGATTAGCATCCGGTCGCACCGGATGCGCTGCAGTCTGGCCGGGTGAGTGGTCACTCTGCTAATCTTTCCCGGTCTTTGTTTTGGTCCGGCCTTATGAATCAGCCCGCGTATTACAGCCTCAGGCAAATGTCGCCCTACCGGGGAACGGTGCAGGTGGTGGAGCGTGGCGGTTTTCGGGCATTCAGCGAAGACGGGCATCACTGGCATGTGCAATACCAGCCTGCGGGTGGCGGACGCTCCGTGTACGGCGCCTGGTCGGTTGATCGCCCGGATCGCTTGATCGATACGCCGCAGACCGGCGCCTTTCTCGATGCGCTGCGAAACCATCCGCCGGTTCCGTTTGCACCTGCCGACAGCCTGGAGCTGTGGTTGCTCGACAAGCACGAACACTTGCCCCTGGCACTGCTGGCCACGGCATTACCCAATCGAACACCGCCGCGCCTGGATGAGGTCAGCTGGCAATCTGCCATTGCCGCAAAACCCTTTGTTGCCGACAGCTTGTTGAATGAAACCGGCGAGATGCCAGGCTATGCCCATGCCGAGGTGTTGCGACGCACGATCCAGTTGGAGGCCGGTGCCATGCCGCGGGCGCAATGGTTTTTTCGAGATGAAGCCGGCGATGGTTGTGGCGATACCGGTTGTCGAATTGACGAGGAATTGCGAGGTCGATCACTGGCGCGATCCTATTTCCCGGAATTGTTGTTGCGTGAACATGGCTGGGACGATGATGCGGCGGTTCGGCTGATACAGGATTACCACGAATGGCTGGCGCCAAGGCTGTTGACTCATGATGCCCTGGTGGAGCCGACGCGGGCGTGGCTGGAAAAGGCGGCGCGGCGGCAGGCGGCGCTGGTGTATTACCTGAGAAAGGTGATGCCGGATGTTGCTGATAATGAGCAGTTCAGGGTGATGCTGGTTCAGGGCCGCCTCGAAGCCGGACTCTAGCCACATCAAACCCGCACAGTTTCCGCGGCGGCTGCCTGTCCCGGAACCAGGCTGGTATAATTTGTTCTTGTTATACGTCCCGACGTGAAGGAGTGGATTGTGGAAAGTGGTGGCGGATGTTCAATGACGGAGCCGTTTGCGCTGCGTGTTGTCGGTGACAGCATGGCGCCGGAATTTGAAGACGGGAAAATCATTATTATTGATCCCGCTATGCCGCTGGTGGATGGCATGTACGTGATCATCGACTTCCAGGGCGAAACGGTTTTTCGCCAGTATATTGAGCGCGATGGCCGGAAGTTCCTGCACCCGCTGAACGAGACTTACGAAGACCAGGAGCTGGTTGGCCCGTATTTCTCGCGTGGCGTGGTAATTCAGCGTGCCGGTCGACGCCGTGATGGCGTCAAGCATTACGAGTACCGCGAGGAGTTGTTACGCGCTCATCGGGCGGCAGTGGAATCGAAAACCGGGCGCAGTGCCGGTTGAGCCCGGTGCAGGAACCAGTTATCCATAATCACCCGGCGGGCAAACCAGGGATTGGCAATTGCCTGCCGGGCCAGCCAGAATTTCAGTTTTCCCGGTAACCACGGCAACGATGACCTGGGCACATCGTTGGCCGCAGGTTTTCCAAGACGCCGCTCAATACTGTCGACATACCTGGCCAGTGATGCCTCGGTATAATTACCGTTAGCCCTGATGATGGTATCAACCGCCAGGATCGCTGATTCAATGGCCGGCCGGATGCCTTCGCCACTTTGCGGGTAGGCAAGACCCAGCGCATCACCCATCAGCATTACGCCATCATCGATTGCGCGACGGTGTCCATGACCGT
This region of Gammaproteobacteria bacterium genomic DNA includes:
- the lpxC gene encoding UDP-3-O-acyl-N-acetylglucosamine deacetylase, with translation MASNYKQRTLKTTITATGVGLHTGKKVFLTLRPAAADSGIIFRRVDMEKPIEIRACPSCVGETSLSTTLIKDGVKISTVEHLLSAMAGLGIDNAYVDVSAPEVPIMDGSAAPFVFLIQSAGIQEQEAHKRFIRIKKPVKVEQGDKWARFDPYEGFKVSFKIAFDHPAFSAEHDSAELDFSSTSFVKQVSRARTFGFMRDIEQLHANDLALGGSMDNAVVMDDFRVLNEDGLRYADEFVKHKILDAIGDLYLLGHSLIGAFSGCKSGHALNNLLLRTLVADESAWELVTFDDKSPAPIPYIQPLTDSIG
- a CDS encoding S24 family peptidase yields the protein MTEPFALRVVGDSMAPEFEDGKIIIIDPAMPLVDGMYVIIDFQGETVFRQYIERDGRKFLHPLNETYEDQELVGPYFSRGVVIQRAGRRRDGVKHYEYREELLRAHRAAVESKTGRSAG